The following is a genomic window from Ethanoligenens harbinense YUAN-3.
GTGTAAAAGCCATACATATATTATAATGAAAAAACACGGCCCAGCAAAAAACGCACCTGCCAGAAGCAGGTGCGCCGCAAGTCGCGGGATCGCTCCCGAAAGCCGTTATGGCAACGGTACGCCGCAAACATCCGAAAGCTCCACATAGACCGCGGAGAACCGGTCCTTGAGATAGCGTGCGCCATCCTGGGCCAGAAAGTCCGGCGCGTTGCCTGTTTTGCAGAGCGGAAGCGAAAACGCCACGTCGGTCCCCTCGCCCAGGCGGCTATGGATCGTCAGTGTGCCGCCGTGCTTTTCCACCACCGCTTTCACCAGCGCAAGCCCGATCCCATTGCCCGAAAACCCTTGGGCGTCCGCCATACGGAACCTGTCCTGTGCGGAAAGCACCGCCACGGTGGCCTCATCCATTCCCAGCCCGCAGTCGGACACCGTCACGATCACATTTTCCGCAGTCGCGTCCACCCGCACATGAATCCGATTTCCTTCTTTGGTGTAGCGGCAGGCATTGGAAATCAGGTTCAGAAACGCGCGGCGCAGGCGCACCGGGTCGAACGCTGCGCTGACCGGCTGCCGGGGCACCTCACAGGTCAGCGAAATGCCGATGCCGTCGGTCAGTACACCGGCCGCATCGCACAGGCCCCGGATGAACCGGGCGATGTTTCCGGTCTTCTTGTGCAGTTTGCCGTCCGCCATCCACAGCCGCCCGATATCAATAAAGTTTTCCGAAAACCGCATCAGGCGGTAACAATTCTGCATGATCAGCCGGAGATAATTCATGGTGCCGACGTCGGCGCCGATTTCGCGCGCGAGCAGGCCGAGAGTTGAAAAAATGATGGTAAGCGGCATCCTGTAACTTTTTTCGCCCATCCTCAAAAGACGTTCGGCCGTTT
Proteins encoded in this region:
- a CDS encoding sensor histidine kinase, translated to MPKETIVRTLQNGKSLSIRIQDGAGSLLFLPVLDEDRPVGFQVLGGGPEEPPDTSVRQTAERLLRMGEKSYRMPLTIIFSTLGLLAREIGADVGTMNYLRLIMQNCYRLMRFSENFIDIGRLWMADGKLHKKTGNIARFIRGLCDAAGVLTDGIGISLTCEVPRQPVSAAFDPVRLRRAFLNLISNACRYTKEGNRIHVRVDATAENVIVTVSDCGLGMDEATVAVLSAQDRFRMADAQGFSGNGIGLALVKAVVEKHGGTLTIHSRLGEGTDVAFSLPLCKTGNAPDFLAQDGARYLKDRFSAVYVELSDVCGVPLP